A section of the Spirosoma pollinicola genome encodes:
- the mgtE gene encoding magnesium transporter encodes MTFELTKDYLDHIQSAIDASDDTLLRTEMEELFPADISGILDELTPESAHYLLSLLDKTVGAEILANLDQTERTALLKLFTSAELAPFINQMDSDDAVDVLNQQPIQIREEVIGFLEDREQARFILDLLHYEDGVAGSLMQKELIRINVNLTVNACIEEIRQQAEDVENVYAIYVVDDVGKLLGLVSLKKIVLARKNAKIADIYDEDIVFVETYRPVAEVAEVMQKYDLDAIPVVNVQQRLLGRITIDDVVDVITDQAEEDIQVISGLSGEVEEDDSVWQRSKVQLPWLVAGALGSLMAATVINGFQSELGKVAALAAFIPIIGSTGGNVGIQTSSLILQSLADTSGLSVTFGRRLLRTLLVAVINGLVVGLIAGTYTFIIGEPRLFFVVATSLLAVVMLASFMGTVTPLLLNKIGINPAVASGPFITTANDLIGIGVYFMIAQWLLAEV; translated from the coding sequence GTGACTTTCGAACTCACCAAAGACTACCTCGATCATATTCAGTCGGCTATTGATGCGAGCGATGATACGCTGTTGCGGACGGAAATGGAGGAACTGTTTCCCGCCGACATTTCCGGGATTCTGGATGAGTTAACCCCCGAATCCGCCCATTACCTACTCAGCCTGCTTGATAAAACGGTTGGTGCCGAAATTCTAGCTAACCTCGACCAGACCGAGCGGACGGCCTTGCTCAAACTGTTTACATCGGCTGAGCTAGCGCCCTTCATCAACCAGATGGACTCCGACGATGCCGTGGACGTCCTGAATCAACAGCCTATTCAGATTCGGGAAGAGGTGATCGGTTTTCTGGAAGACCGCGAACAGGCTCGATTTATTCTGGACTTGCTCCACTATGAGGATGGTGTTGCGGGTAGTTTGATGCAGAAAGAGTTGATTCGGATCAATGTCAATCTAACGGTCAACGCCTGTATCGAGGAGATTCGCCAGCAAGCCGAAGATGTCGAAAATGTGTATGCGATTTACGTTGTCGACGATGTTGGGAAATTACTGGGTCTGGTATCGCTGAAGAAGATTGTGCTGGCCCGGAAGAACGCCAAGATTGCTGATATCTACGATGAAGACATCGTTTTTGTCGAAACGTATCGCCCGGTTGCCGAAGTAGCCGAGGTGATGCAGAAGTATGACCTGGATGCTATTCCGGTTGTAAACGTGCAGCAGCGGCTCCTGGGCCGGATCACGATTGATGACGTGGTCGACGTTATTACCGATCAGGCCGAAGAAGATATTCAGGTTATTTCGGGGCTTTCGGGCGAGGTAGAGGAGGACGATAGCGTCTGGCAACGCTCCAAAGTGCAGCTTCCCTGGCTGGTGGCGGGGGCGTTGGGGAGTTTGATGGCAGCCACCGTCATCAATGGATTTCAGAGTGAATTAGGCAAAGTTGCGGCTCTGGCTGCTTTCATTCCTATTATCGGATCGACCGGCGGTAATGTTGGCATTCAGACGTCATCGCTGATTTTACAAAGCCTGGCCGATACCTCGGGATTGAGCGTAACGTTTGGTCGGCGGTTGCTGCGAACGTTGCTGGTGGCGGTTATCAACGGGCTGGTGGTGGGCCTGATCGCCGGAACGTATACATTTATCATTGGCGAACCGCGTTTGTTTTTCGTGGTGGCTACGTCTCTGCTTGCCGTTGTTATGCTGGCGTCGTTCATGGGGACGGTAACGCCCCTGTTACTCAATAAAATAGGGATAAATCCGGCTGTAGCGTCGGGACCATTCATTACAACAGCCAATGACCTGATTGGCATTGGTGTTTATTTCATGATTGCACAATGGCTTTTGGCCGAAGTTTAA
- a CDS encoding endonuclease domain-containing protein produces MRNGQLNNLKVLTFIRQELRNGATDSEKILWEQLKGSKLAGRKFRRQHSIGLFVLDFYCPSERLAIEVDGGIHDAPDVKIHDEERQKAIETLDIRVLRFQNADVLKNVSKVLSEIQQHFTTPNPLLKQEGA; encoded by the coding sequence ATGCGCAACGGGCAGTTGAACAATTTGAAAGTATTGACATTTATCCGCCAGGAGCTACGGAACGGCGCAACCGATTCGGAGAAAATTCTTTGGGAGCAGTTAAAAGGTAGTAAACTAGCTGGCCGAAAATTCAGGAGACAGCATAGTATTGGGTTGTTTGTATTGGATTTTTATTGCCCATCTGAACGGCTTGCTATTGAAGTCGATGGAGGGATACATGATGCCCCTGATGTTAAAATCCATGATGAAGAACGGCAAAAAGCGATTGAGACCCTGGATATTAGGGTTCTTCGCTTTCAGAATGCAGACGTTCTAAAAAATGTGAGCAAAGTGCTCAGTGAGATTCAACAACATTTCACCACCCCCAACCCCCTCCTAAAACAGGAGGGGGCTTAG
- the rsmA gene encoding 16S rRNA (adenine(1518)-N(6)/adenine(1519)-N(6))-dimethyltransferase RsmA, producing the protein MYVKPKKELGQHFLKDLSIAQRIAELLSVHPGVDGVPYKRILEIGPGTGVLTQFLLQNDQFETYVIEIDRESVDYLKVHFPALEGKILGADFLNIRPDLLPTKKPDSVEPFAIIGNFPYNISTQILFKALEMRERVPEIVGMFQREVAQRVASGPGNKDYGILSVLLQAWYDIKYEFTVDPIVFNPPPKVFSGVISLRRNSTTDLGCDERKFTQVVKAGFSQRRKTLRNALKPLSPPEVALASPFMDKRAEQLSVAEFVELTSLMSERANE; encoded by the coding sequence ATGTACGTTAAACCTAAAAAAGAACTCGGTCAACATTTTTTGAAGGACCTGAGCATCGCCCAACGAATTGCTGAACTCCTTTCCGTACATCCGGGCGTCGATGGGGTGCCTTATAAAAGAATCCTCGAAATTGGACCGGGAACGGGCGTTTTGACCCAGTTTCTGCTCCAGAATGACCAGTTCGAAACCTACGTTATCGAAATTGATCGCGAGTCAGTCGATTATTTGAAAGTGCATTTTCCTGCGCTGGAAGGCAAAATTCTGGGTGCCGACTTTCTGAATATCCGGCCTGATTTATTACCAACAAAAAAGCCCGACAGCGTCGAGCCGTTTGCCATTATTGGTAACTTTCCCTATAATATTTCAACCCAGATTCTGTTTAAAGCACTCGAAATGCGCGAACGGGTTCCCGAAATTGTGGGTATGTTTCAACGCGAAGTAGCCCAGCGGGTAGCGTCCGGGCCAGGCAATAAAGACTATGGAATCCTGAGCGTATTGCTACAAGCCTGGTACGATATTAAGTATGAATTCACGGTTGACCCCATCGTGTTCAATCCACCCCCAAAGGTCTTTTCGGGCGTGATTTCACTCCGGCGAAACAGCACTACTGATCTCGGTTGCGACGAGCGGAAGTTTACACAGGTCGTAAAGGCGGGATTCAGCCAGCGCCGAAAAACATTGCGTAACGCGCTCAAACCATTAAGTCCACCCGAAGTTGCTCTTGCCAGCCCTTTTATGGATAAACGTGCTGAACAGTTGAGCGTGGCCGAGTTTGTGGAATTAACTTCGTTAATGAGCGAAAGAGCGAATGAGTGA
- a CDS encoding DoxX family protein yields the protein MRTLMNLFNRFDRLDTNINRWLVTYSILLLRIGMGIIFLGFGILKFFPGISPIESLATRTTTVLTLGVITGHNAMDFVAALECIIGICFVTGRFLRVGVWLMAAQMIGAMSPLLIYPGELFPGPLHAPTLAAQYIIKDIILVAAGMVIAATWTGARIVAEPKSLRSTLKGRIPGVYGVKRLAGKVAAV from the coding sequence ATGAGAACACTAATGAATCTTTTTAACCGCTTCGACCGGCTGGATACAAACATCAATCGATGGCTTGTTACCTATAGCATTTTACTATTGCGTATCGGTATGGGTATTATATTTCTTGGTTTCGGGATTCTGAAGTTTTTTCCGGGTATCAGCCCCATTGAATCGCTGGCCACCCGAACCACAACGGTACTCACCTTGGGTGTCATTACCGGACATAACGCTATGGACTTCGTAGCTGCTCTGGAGTGTATAATCGGCATCTGCTTTGTTACAGGTCGATTTCTACGGGTTGGTGTCTGGCTGATGGCCGCCCAGATGATAGGGGCGATGTCGCCTTTGCTCATCTATCCCGGCGAACTGTTCCCCGGTCCCTTGCATGCGCCAACGTTAGCCGCTCAGTACATCATTAAGGATATCATACTGGTAGCGGCTGGCATGGTGATTGCCGCCACCTGGACGGGCGCACGCATTGTTGCCGAACCCAAAAGTTTACGAAGTACCCTGAAAGGGCGTATTCCTGGTGTATATGGTGTGAAACGCCTTGCCGGTAAGGTCGCGGCCGTATAA
- a CDS encoding Ig-like domain-containing domain produces MTLRHFVLIFLLVLPVLLQNCAQVAQPPGGKKDTLSPKLVSSMPTARQLNYTGKSVELEFSEYVKTENIQQKITITPQDSNTFVVKSLPLGLRLNFNKAFLPNTTYTIDFADGIRDITERNIAKNSKIVFSTGPFIDSLSLAGNVVDDESRQPLLGFVVGLFASTDTLPINRKRPQYFARTDSSGNYRIENVKAGLYKIYGFDDKDLNLVNNTPGERVAFRDSVLNLNRNYTGLDMVAFRGYGKPRISRRERTDETLGLELSTGIASYKIRFGRPVSTSAVSTTAVSTTATSTSPGASTVSPESTSKDTLISFLENPKMIRLYRPANRAADDTLHMTIMAEDSVGNITELRERVYFSPLKTKAKNRTPLSVQISPPSSEPIDYNLEFTLTFNKPVFQFKTDLVIIGADSTKPMKLTPASLTWSNNSSRLVIRQKTDLRDTLLFRLQKGAFISVQGDTLPRYSARYLIAKDDSYGLIAGKVNPATLGAAGTNFLVELLDEKYQVIRTAYNTPAYSFGRLKPGLYRLRLIIDANKNRKRDIGNVQKGIQPERMIYNPGTEENGTIRVKQDFELTDLDF; encoded by the coding sequence ATGACGCTTCGCCATTTCGTACTGATTTTTTTGCTGGTTCTTCCCGTTCTTCTTCAAAACTGCGCACAGGTGGCTCAACCCCCTGGCGGCAAGAAAGATACCCTGTCGCCGAAACTGGTGAGCAGTATGCCCACCGCCCGCCAACTGAATTATACCGGTAAGTCTGTCGAACTGGAGTTTAGCGAATACGTAAAAACTGAAAACATTCAGCAAAAAATAACGATTACGCCACAGGACAGTAATACGTTTGTGGTGAAATCGTTGCCGCTGGGCCTCCGGCTGAACTTTAACAAGGCGTTTCTGCCCAATACGACCTACACCATTGACTTCGCTGATGGCATTCGCGACATCACAGAGCGAAACATTGCCAAAAACTCCAAGATCGTTTTCAGCACAGGGCCATTTATTGATTCGCTTTCTCTGGCGGGCAACGTAGTTGACGACGAAAGCCGCCAGCCGCTGCTTGGCTTTGTGGTCGGGCTGTTTGCCTCGACTGATACGTTGCCAATCAATCGAAAACGGCCCCAGTATTTTGCGAGAACAGACAGCAGTGGCAATTACCGTATTGAAAATGTGAAGGCGGGTTTGTATAAAATTTACGGATTCGATGATAAAGATTTGAATCTGGTGAATAACACGCCCGGTGAGCGCGTAGCTTTCCGTGATAGCGTACTGAATCTGAACCGGAATTATACTGGCCTGGATATGGTTGCCTTTCGCGGTTATGGCAAACCGCGTATCAGCCGACGCGAGCGTACTGACGAGACATTGGGGCTGGAACTCAGTACGGGTATTGCCAGCTACAAAATACGATTCGGTAGACCTGTATCCACGTCGGCTGTATCTACGACAGCCGTATCCACGACGGCAACCAGTACTTCTCCTGGTGCATCAACCGTATCGCCGGAAAGTACCTCGAAGGATACGCTGATTTCATTTCTGGAAAATCCGAAAATGATTCGCCTGTATCGCCCTGCCAATCGGGCTGCCGACGATACGCTCCACATGACCATTATGGCCGAGGATTCGGTGGGTAACATCACGGAGTTGAGAGAGCGCGTTTATTTCTCGCCTTTGAAAACTAAAGCGAAGAACCGTACCCCTTTATCCGTACAGATAAGTCCTCCGTCGAGTGAGCCGATTGACTATAATCTGGAATTTACGCTGACGTTTAACAAGCCGGTATTTCAGTTTAAAACCGATCTGGTCATCATTGGGGCCGATAGCACCAAGCCAATGAAACTGACACCGGCTAGTTTGACGTGGAGCAATAATTCTTCCCGTCTGGTCATCAGGCAGAAAACCGATTTGCGTGATACATTGCTCTTCCGACTTCAAAAAGGGGCTTTTATCAGTGTGCAGGGCGATACGTTGCCCCGCTACTCAGCCCGGTATCTGATTGCGAAAGATGACAGTTACGGCCTGATCGCTGGCAAAGTGAATCCCGCAACCCTGGGAGCCGCCGGTACGAATTTCCTTGTCGAGTTACTGGATGAGAAATATCAGGTTATTCGAACGGCCTACAACACACCAGCTTATAGCTTTGGCCGACTTAAACCGGGATTATACCGACTTCGATTAATTATCGACGCCAATAAAAACCGGAAACGTGACATCGGCAATGTGCAGAAGGGCATCCAACCCGAACGAATGATCTACAATCCCGGCACCGAAGAGAACGGGACTATTCGGGTCAAGCAGGATTTCGAATTGACGGATCTGGATTTTTGA
- a CDS encoding acetate and sugar kinases/Hsc70/actin family protein, translating into MPTTFSLHNPTPGLHWYVSKPLGTDQIAAIRDPQGGQTIKQPTSIPSPFARMDLVRSAFLNLAIKPDLSGTVNDQRVVSDCLDVGELFFNYDKLKTFVTITPFDIRTDLDRLRQSSSQGHKRLGDALKLFLDQDAAEYNFGDINRLFVLSYRGRVVGGTSPKTLFFSSGNDLSWVDVSMGSDRLFDSSVCPLHQRDIEYQKFWYAIKLFMPNFRDRFREVDDYLNRSRALLQQQNPTMFYDHIESQNGQPLLTREQFDQDFDELTTGPGDVVEVLGFPLRKKKSDARAIDKVSDFIIRSDKYTRLNPNQPRPMALQNRFFRQFTYVPQAQWNSNTPVPYYARESWRDNQRPLPGQPGNYPWLTVSDMLEPYLIRLPFPTDRGRFFDGNLQTSATDKGFLLPLKKDFFDFFDIDDLLQGRVRIKMTPQGAGINVTLDIPVTAPNQPGNQFVTFERLYNPTVGTSNAPNETTNEGIIVENSFTVNIYPFVRSGAVTVPADYRVQLIESGFDSQNQYELTYFGQRNNTEVKAESKHQRTVRQQNTDGSSVYYVLREEFDYLQTHIRADGREMNGLLIPRWQEYSGGSKVFEFSVDFGTTNTHIEYKVDGGSPRPFDVAELTPQVATLVAPAQYNPALFELFLLYDLEFVPPTIGPGRPDNFPTRTAIAEPMNLSFNQQTQALADFNIPFYVERQPAGSNRITTNLKWAKTSDQTERRVEAFLEELLMLIKNKVLTEGGNLSQTTVYWFFPASMTPGRVSQLRADWQLLYDRYIGGSAGRLREVSESVAPFYYYKQNPTLSASARPVINIDIGGGTSDVVVYERNEPRLLTSFRFAGNAIYGDAFSEYGAASHNGFVRKYSDRIQTLLDSQSLGNLSDNNRRMLETNRSEDIMAFWFSIEKSNDVKAKSMLSFNGMLAKDEDMKIVFVLFYTAMIYHVARLMKHRNINLPGAITFSGTGSKVLTIISSDDQMLGKLARAIFEKVYEQPYDTSGLTLFYERKGPKEVTCKGALMQPANSRPVDTEAINYVFPATFNDEYPTLTYADLRKPEVVDSLLKETNAFIDFFFALNQQFSFVRNLNVSARSLVVAQQELRTHLDTSLMDGIQRKESDVAAEYSGMLDTLSAPIEETLFFYPLIGAINKLANALA; encoded by the coding sequence ATGCCAACAACATTCAGTTTACATAACCCTACTCCCGGCCTGCACTGGTACGTCAGTAAGCCCCTCGGCACCGACCAGATTGCGGCCATTCGTGACCCGCAGGGTGGTCAGACGATCAAGCAGCCTACGTCTATTCCAAGTCCGTTTGCGCGGATGGATTTAGTACGCTCCGCCTTTTTGAATCTTGCCATTAAACCAGACCTCAGCGGCACCGTCAACGACCAGCGCGTTGTGTCGGACTGCCTTGATGTGGGTGAGCTATTTTTCAATTACGACAAGCTTAAGACGTTCGTTACCATCACGCCTTTCGATATTCGCACCGACCTTGACCGGTTGCGGCAGTCGAGCAGCCAGGGTCATAAACGGTTGGGCGATGCGCTGAAACTGTTTCTGGATCAGGATGCGGCCGAGTACAACTTTGGCGACATCAACCGCCTGTTTGTCCTCAGCTATCGCGGTCGCGTTGTTGGCGGCACATCACCAAAAACGCTGTTTTTCAGTTCGGGAAATGATTTAAGTTGGGTCGACGTGTCAATGGGAAGCGACCGTCTGTTCGACTCGTCGGTTTGCCCGTTACACCAGCGCGACATCGAATACCAGAAGTTCTGGTACGCGATCAAGCTTTTTATGCCCAACTTCCGCGACCGATTCCGCGAGGTAGACGACTACCTCAACCGCAGTCGGGCTCTGTTACAGCAGCAAAACCCGACGATGTTCTACGACCACATCGAGTCGCAGAATGGTCAGCCGCTGTTAACACGGGAGCAGTTCGATCAGGATTTTGATGAGCTGACTACTGGCCCCGGCGATGTAGTAGAGGTGCTTGGGTTCCCGCTCCGCAAGAAAAAATCCGACGCCCGCGCCATCGACAAGGTCAGCGACTTTATTATCCGGTCTGACAAATACACCCGCCTGAATCCGAACCAGCCACGCCCTATGGCGTTGCAGAATCGGTTTTTCCGGCAGTTCACCTATGTGCCGCAGGCGCAGTGGAATTCGAACACGCCTGTCCCCTATTACGCCCGTGAATCGTGGCGGGATAACCAGCGGCCGTTGCCGGGTCAGCCGGGAAATTACCCCTGGCTCACGGTCAGCGATATGCTGGAACCGTACCTCATTCGTCTGCCATTCCCCACCGACCGGGGACGGTTCTTCGACGGCAATCTGCAAACGTCTGCCACCGATAAGGGCTTTCTGTTGCCTCTCAAAAAAGACTTCTTCGATTTCTTTGACATCGACGATCTGTTGCAGGGCCGAGTACGTATTAAAATGACGCCACAAGGCGCAGGCATCAACGTCACGCTCGACATTCCCGTTACCGCGCCCAATCAGCCCGGCAACCAGTTCGTCACCTTCGAGCGGCTGTATAACCCAACCGTTGGCACCTCGAATGCGCCAAACGAAACTACTAATGAAGGCATCATTGTCGAGAACTCGTTTACGGTCAATATTTATCCCTTCGTGCGCTCAGGAGCTGTTACCGTTCCTGCCGATTACCGGGTGCAATTGATCGAGTCGGGATTCGACAGCCAGAATCAGTACGAATTAACCTATTTTGGTCAGCGAAACAACACCGAAGTCAAAGCCGAATCGAAACACCAGCGCACCGTTCGGCAGCAAAATACCGACGGGTCGAGTGTATATTATGTCCTTCGCGAAGAGTTCGACTACCTGCAAACGCACATCCGCGCCGATGGCCGCGAGATGAATGGCTTGCTTATTCCGCGCTGGCAGGAATACAGTGGCGGCAGCAAGGTGTTTGAATTCTCGGTCGATTTTGGAACAACCAATACCCATATTGAATACAAAGTAGATGGCGGTTCGCCACGCCCCTTCGATGTGGCCGAACTAACCCCGCAGGTGGCTACACTGGTGGCTCCGGCGCAGTACAATCCGGCCTTGTTCGAGCTGTTTTTGCTCTATGATCTGGAGTTTGTGCCGCCCACCATTGGCCCCGGTCGCCCGGATAACTTTCCGACGCGCACGGCCATTGCCGAGCCCATGAACCTGAGCTTTAACCAGCAAACGCAGGCCCTGGCCGACTTCAACATCCCATTTTACGTCGAACGTCAGCCAGCCGGTTCCAACCGGATCACGACCAACCTGAAATGGGCAAAAACCAGCGACCAGACCGAGCGACGCGTAGAAGCGTTTCTGGAAGAATTGCTGATGCTGATCAAAAACAAAGTGCTGACTGAAGGCGGCAACCTGTCCCAAACGACCGTTTACTGGTTCTTCCCGGCCAGTATGACACCCGGTCGGGTAAGCCAGCTTCGTGCCGACTGGCAATTACTCTACGACCGCTACATTGGCGGATCGGCAGGTCGGTTGCGCGAAGTGTCGGAGTCTGTGGCCCCGTTTTATTATTACAAGCAAAACCCAACGTTGAGTGCGTCGGCACGTCCGGTTATCAACATCGACATTGGTGGCGGCACCTCCGATGTGGTCGTGTATGAACGCAATGAACCCCGCTTGCTGACGTCCTTCCGATTTGCGGGAAACGCTATTTACGGCGATGCGTTCAGCGAGTATGGAGCCGCCAGCCACAACGGTTTCGTTCGCAAATACAGCGACCGTATCCAAACGCTTTTAGACAGCCAAAGCCTTGGAAATCTGAGCGATAACAACCGCCGAATGCTGGAAACGAACCGCTCGGAAGACATTATGGCGTTTTGGTTCTCCATCGAGAAAAGCAACGATGTAAAGGCTAAAAGTATGCTATCCTTCAATGGTATGCTGGCCAAGGATGAGGACATGAAAATAGTTTTTGTACTCTTCTATACAGCCATGATCTACCATGTTGCACGGCTAATGAAGCACCGGAATATTAATTTGCCGGGAGCCATTACGTTTAGCGGTACCGGCTCGAAGGTGTTGACGATCATCAGTTCCGACGATCAAATGTTGGGTAAACTGGCGCGGGCCATCTTCGAAAAAGTCTATGAGCAGCCTTACGACACCAGTGGGCTTACGCTATTCTACGAACGCAAAGGCCCCAAAGAAGTAACCTGTAAAGGTGCTCTGATGCAACCGGCCAACAGCCGCCCGGTTGATACCGAAGCCATCAACTATGTGTTTCCAGCTACGTTCAATGACGAGTATCCGACTCTCACTTACGCTGATTTACGAAAACCAGAGGTGGTCGATTCACTTCTGAAAGAGACGAACGCGTTTATTGATTTCTTCTTCGCCCTCAACCAGCAGTTCAGTTTTGTTCGGAACCTGAACGTATCGGCCCGCTCGCTGGTGGTAGCACAGCAGGAATTACGCACGCATCTGGACACCTCACTTATGGACGGAATTCAGCGGAAAGAGAGCGACGTAGCCGCCGAGTACAGCGGTATGCTCGACACGCTCAGCGCCCCAATCGAAGAAACGCTGTTCTTCTACCCGCTGATCGGTGCCATCAATAAATTAGCAAATGCACTGGCGTAG
- a CDS encoding PQQ-dependent sugar dehydrogenase has product MARFSGGENSKLRIVKNGVLLSTPFLTIPNVDNFNERGLLKVVLDPNFSTNNFLYVYYTYKASGSSVSNNRISRFTANGDYYKHSSYTKAGRWLLVSI; this is encoded by the coding sequence TTGGCGCGTTTTTCTGGCGGAGAAAATAGTAAGCTGCGAATCGTCAAAAATGGCGTACTATTATCAACTCCTTTTCTGACGATTCCCAATGTAGACAACTTTAATGAGCGAGGGTTGCTGAAAGTGGTACTAGACCCTAATTTCAGCACTAACAACTTCCTCTATGTTTATTATACTTACAAAGCATCGGGCAGTTCGGTTAGTAATAATCGCATCAGCCGATTTACGGCGAACGGGGACTACTATAAGCACTCTAGTTACACGAAAGCAGGTAGATGGCTACTGGTATCAATATGA
- a CDS encoding retropepsin-like aspartic protease family protein: MNRFLIVLFLVGNLLYLAGCSGCSRSGSHQPRRNKRNTDKPEQTITETTPPKTKPTLTKIGSGPTEVAMEKVNGVYKVPVTINGTPMKFILDTGASLISITSTEADFMMKHGTITDADIVGQSRFQDANGTISPGAVIRLKSVQIGNRVLENVNANVVASAKAPLLLGQSALSQFGKISVDYRRNVVTFD; this comes from the coding sequence ATGAATAGATTCCTCATCGTTTTGTTCCTTGTTGGCAATCTGCTTTATCTGGCTGGCTGTTCGGGCTGCTCACGTTCGGGTAGTCACCAGCCGCGCCGGAATAAACGCAACACCGATAAACCCGAACAGACAATTACCGAGACAACACCGCCAAAAACGAAACCAACGTTGACCAAAATTGGTAGTGGCCCCACAGAGGTGGCCATGGAAAAAGTAAATGGCGTGTACAAAGTGCCCGTTACGATCAATGGTACACCCATGAAGTTCATTCTGGATACCGGTGCCAGCCTGATTTCCATCACATCGACAGAAGCTGACTTTATGATGAAGCACGGCACCATTACCGATGCCGATATTGTGGGGCAATCCCGGTTTCAGGATGCGAATGGCACTATTTCGCCCGGTGCGGTAATCCGGCTCAAATCCGTTCAGATTGGCAACCGGGTACTTGAGAATGTCAACGCGAATGTCGTGGCAAGTGCCAAAGCCCCTTTGCTATTAGGCCAGTCTGCGTTGTCACAATTCGGAAAAATTTCGGTGGATTATCGACGTAATGTTGTGACGTTCGATTGA
- a CDS encoding response regulator → MTSSPWICVVDDDADYRAIFQLFFQQSCPRYFIRLFAGGQSFLDALPQMSQPPSLIILDRHMPGLDGHQTLEILKQHLSYKRIPVVMMSAHASSSEINNCYESGANSFILKRLDPASLQVSMSTICQYWLELNQVSMAA, encoded by the coding sequence ATGACATCTTCTCCATGGATCTGTGTCGTCGATGACGATGCCGATTATCGCGCAATATTCCAGCTATTCTTCCAACAGTCTTGTCCCCGGTACTTCATTCGCCTGTTTGCAGGTGGTCAATCTTTTTTAGATGCCCTTCCTCAGATGAGCCAGCCACCTAGCCTAATCATACTCGACCGGCATATGCCCGGTCTGGATGGGCATCAGACCCTGGAAATCTTAAAGCAACATCTTAGCTATAAACGGATTCCGGTTGTCATGATGAGTGCTCATGCCTCTAGTAGTGAGATCAACAACTGTTATGAATCAGGGGCTAATTCATTTATACTAAAACGTCTGGATCCAGCTTCGTTACAGGTCTCTATGTCAACCATTTGTCAATACTGGCTGGAATTGAATCAGGTATCAATGGCCGCTTAA
- a CDS encoding arsinothricin resistance N-acetyltransferase ArsN1 family B → MTIRFATPDDAPFILAIYAPYILGTTITFEYEVPTVAEFAARIQTIQQQFPYLVAELDGQILGYAYASKHRDRPAYQWSVETSVYVHPDGYRRGIARQLYTLLFEFLRRQGYYNAYAGITSPNLKSETFHRAMGFDYIGTYANIGYKMGGWHDVAWFQLTLQPHELNPTNPLPIGLLL, encoded by the coding sequence ATGACTATCCGTTTCGCTACACCCGACGATGCCCCTTTTATTCTGGCCATCTACGCGCCTTATATTCTCGGTACCACCATTACGTTTGAGTATGAGGTGCCAACGGTAGCGGAATTTGCCGCCCGAATCCAGACCATTCAGCAACAGTTTCCGTATTTAGTGGCCGAACTGGACGGGCAAATTCTAGGCTATGCCTATGCGTCGAAGCACCGGGACCGACCTGCTTATCAATGGTCGGTCGAAACGTCGGTGTATGTCCATCCCGATGGGTACCGAAGGGGCATTGCCCGCCAGCTTTATACTCTGTTGTTTGAGTTTCTGCGTCGGCAGGGCTATTATAATGCCTATGCGGGGATCACAAGCCCGAACCTGAAAAGCGAGACGTTTCATCGGGCTATGGGCTTCGACTACATTGGTACGTACGCCAATATTGGCTACAAAATGGGTGGCTGGCACGATGTAGCCTGGTTTCAACTGACTTTGCAGCCTCACGAGCTAAACCCAACTAATCCATTGCCCATCGGGCTGCTATTGTAA